CCACCCCCGACTGCTGCCGCAAGAGCGCGTCCAGCAAGTGAAGCGTATCCACCTGCGGGTTGCCCGCCGCTGAAGCCGACTGAATCGCATCCCCCAAAGCCTCTTGGGCCAAGGTTGTAAAGTTTTCTTCCATAGTTCCTCCACTCGTCCTGCGGCTTTGCCTGGATCGGCTCCGCCGCTGCTCGTCATCATCTGCTATGACCAACAGCAGGAGGCTAGACTCTATTCCCAAACTTGAGCCTCTACGACTCAAGTTTACGCAAGATGCAAAAAAAGGCAAGCACTAGATTGCAATCCAGTGCCTGCCCTCATTTTCAGCCGAATCTAACTGCCTCGGCTACTCCTTACTCGGCCACAATCACGTTGCGCAAGTCACCAATGCCGTCAATGTGGACAATGGCCTCGTCGCGCGGGTGCATTTGTCCGGACTTATGCGGAGAACCGGTCATAATCGCATCTCCCGGCAGCAGGGTGGCGAAGGAGGAGATGAAAGCAATCTGCTTAGGAATATCGTTAATCAGATTGGCCGTCGTACCGCCTGCGTCCTCAATCTCCTGGCCGTTGAGCCTGAAGGAAATGTGCGCATCCGCGTAGTTCAAGTCGGTCTCAATCCAAGGCCCGAGCGGGCAGGAAGTGTCGAAGCCCTTGGCGCGGGTCCACATGGGGTCGTCGTGCTGGAAGTCGCGCAGGGAAGCATCGTTGCCGCAGGTGAATCCGAGCACGTAATCCATGGCATCGGCCTCGGAGACGTTCTTTGCCAGACGGCCCATAATCACGACCAGCTCAGGCTCATACTCCAAGTCGTGGCTGGCAGAGGGGAACACAATCGGGTCATCCGGGCCAATGACGGCCGTGGACGGCTTCATAAACACGTTCATCTCGCTCAGCGGCTGCTGGGGGATGTCCGGGTGCTGGTTGGCAAACTCCACCGTGTGGTCGCGATAGTTGAAAGCGAGCCCGTAAATCTTGGAAGGAAGTACCGGAGCAAGGAGGCGCACGCCGTCGGCATCGAGAGCGTAACGCTGGCCGGTGGGCTGTACCTGCTGGCCATTCAGCGGGTAACCGTCCACCTCTACGAGGTAGTCTTTGCCGTCATTCTCGTCCTTCTGCACGAAGGCGTAGTGCGGCGTGTCATTGATAGAAAATCGTGCTATTCTCATGGCTCTAGTCTAGCCCCTTTAGGCCAGTATGACGAACCAGCAGCCCATACCAATTCCGGCTCACGCTGTACGCACTATCCTAAGCCGTTCTACGCGCGCGTCTACACACATTCTGTTCCTATTGAATGCTTTGGAAACTCTATCTAGCACACGGCTTTGGAAGCTCAAAACTATTTGAAATCAGCCCCCAGATGCACCGAAAATCTTAGATAAAAGCGCGCTCACCAAAAATCGCAGTGCCCACCCGCACAAGCGTAGAGCCTTCCGCAATGGCGAGCGCCAAATCGCCGGTCATCCCCATCGACAGCTCGGAGCACTGGTCCGTGCCAGGCTCTCCAGACGAACGAATAGCATCTCGCAACTGGCGAAGGTGCGCGAAACCTGCGCGAATAACACGCTCGTCGTCCACATGCGCGCCAACGGTCATCAAGCCCCTCAGCTTTAGGCCCGGCATAGCTGCAAGCTGATAAGCCAGCTCCTCAGCCTCTTGCGGCAGGCAGCCCGACTTGGCCTCCTCCCCTGACTCGTTCACCTCCAAGTAGACGTTGACATACTGGTCGCGCGCGTCCATCCGGCGCGAGAGTTTTTGAGCCAGGCTCAAGCTATCGACCGACTCCACCGTGTCGACCGGATCAATAATTTTGCTTATTTTATTGGATTGCAGCTGCCCAATCAGGTGCATAGTCACGCCCTCGCCATCCTCAGCATCGAGCGGGTTCCAGACAAGCCCACGCTCGAAACACTGTCGCTCCAAGCCCTCGGCCTTCGCACTAACCTCCTGGGGCCGGTTCTCACCAATGAAGCGGATACCCGCATCAATGGCGGCCATAATTTCGGCCACGTCGCGCGTTTTCGTGGCGGCTAAGAGTTGAACGGACCCCTTTGGGCGACCGGCCGCAGCTTCAGCCAACGCAATCTGTTCTTGCACGCGATGGACTCCGTCTCGAATCTGCCCAGCCCGCTCGCGCGAAATGACCTCATTGGCCAAATCCTTGTGCTCCATATACGCGACCATACTTACCCCGCTTTGACTGACAGTTGACTCTCCTCCACCATAGTAGCCAGCGTCGAAGGCTTAAGCACCCGATCCTGTCGGTGCGCAGCAATGAGCCCCCAGTCAAAAACCGCCAGTAGCTGGCTCAATTGCGCAGGCTCCGGCCTAATCTGTAAACCTAAAAGCCAGGCACACAGGCCCAAGACCTGTTGCGGACGAACGCCCTGAGCGCGCAGGGTGCCCAAATCAAGCGAGCCGTAGCGTTTGGAGAGCCGCCTGCCGTCACCGCCATCCACCAACGGTAGGTGGGCCCATTGCACGGCAGGAAGCCCAGCATCCGACTCGGGCAAGTCCTGCTCCGCACTGTTCTCTTCTGCGCTCCCCTGCCCAGCTAGCCCTGCCTGCCCGGCAGCCAGATGCGCCCGAATCCACAGCTGCAGGGCGGTTGAGCGCAGCAGATCACGCCCTCGCACCACCTGAGTAATGCCCATATCCAGGTCGTCTACGCTCACCGCCAGCTGGTAAGCCATAATGCCGTCGGAGCGCACCACCACCACGTCGCCCACTTCAGTTGGCAGGTCGTAGCTTTGCGGGCCATAAATTTGGTCCTGGAACCTGCAGGCAGATCCCGGCTGGCCTCCGCTGGGCACCGCTATCCGCCAAGCGTGACGGTCTCCAGCTAGGATTCTGCCCTCAGCCCGTACTGGTGCCAAGTGCCTGCAAGTGCCCGGATATACGAGAAAGCCGTCGCCCTCGTTGGGAGCCGAGGCCGCGCGAATGTCCGCCCGGGAGCAGAAACAGGGGTAAATGAGCTTCTGCTTGCCGTTGGGGTCACCGCCGCCAGCTTCCGGCAACTGCTGCGCCTTGAGCCTGGAAAACGCCTGCCGGTAGAGGTCCTGGCGTTGGGACTGATAGACCACGGACCCATCCCAATCCAAGCCCAGCCAAGCCAGGTCGTCTTGAATCCACCGGTCCGCGTCCTTGACCACACGCGGAGTGTCAATATCTTCAATCCGCAGACGCACCTGCCCGCCCGCACTGCGAGCCCCCAGCCAAGCCGCGAGCGCCGCATAGGCGTTGCCCAAGTGCATCCGCCCCGTCGGCGAAGGTGCCATCCTGCCCACGATAGGGTCTCTGCCAGGCAGTGCACTCTCTCTCGAATCGCTTGAAATAGCTCCCATACCAGCGTTATTAGAAGGTGTCGAGCAGGCGATCGATGTCGGCGAAGTGCTTGACTTTGGGGCGCCAGACCGGCCAGCCACGAGCAATCACTAGCTTTGGATCCGCCAGGAAATGCACATCTACGGCCGGATCGCCGTCGAGCACCAGCAGGTCAGCGTCCTTACCGAGGGCAATCGAGCCGGTCACGTCGTCCAGCCCCAGGTTCTTGGCGTTCACCTGCGTGGCTGCGTGGAAGGCTTGAGCTGGCGTGAAACCGGCGTAGCGAACCATCAAATCCAGCTCCCGCCAAGTGTTGTATTGGGTAACGAACGTCATAGCGGTGTCAGTGCCCATGCCCTCGCTGATTCCGGCTTCACGACCATCCTTGGCCCCTTGGACCATGCCGTCAGCTACCAGCTCCGAGTTAGCCCTGACAACGTCGGAGATTCCCAGCTCCTCCTGGCTAATCTTGACCAGAGGCAGCCCAGCAGAGAGCGTGGAATTCAGACCAGAGTAGCCCCGAAGAGCCTTAGGATTGTGGAGGAAGAGATCAATCATCTCCTCGCTGAGCGGAGCGCCATGCTCAATGGTGTCCACGCCCGCCTTCAAGGCTGCCAGCACGCCCGCAGCACTTTGAGCGTGAGCCGCCACAATGACGCCCATCTCGTGGGCTTCCTCGCAAACCGCCTCCATCGAGGCCTCGTCCATCTGCGGAGTGCCTGCCACTCCCAGCTCTTTAGCATCTGTTACTCCGCCCGTAGCCGCCACTTTCAGGGCGTTAGCGCCGTGCTCTAAGTTGATGCGAGCGTTGACCCGCGCCTCCTGCGGATTGGTGGAAGTCAACGCTATGTAGGGCGCTCCGTGGCCGCCAGGAATCGAAAGCATGGGGCCGGAAGCGAGAATACGCGGGCCCACCATCTCGTCGGCGTCGATTTTCTCGCGCAAGTGCACTGCCTCATAGCCGGCGTCTCCCAGGGAACGAATAGTGGTCACGCCAGAGTTGAGCAGGGTCTTTACCGATGCGCGGGCGCGGGCGGCAGCATAAGCCTGGCCTACCGGCCCATGAATCAGCGCCAGAGCCATCTGCTCCTGCCTGGGACTCGTCTGGCCGCCAGCCTTTAAGGGCTTGCCGTCCGCAAACAAGTGCGTGTGAGCGTTGATGAGCCCGGGAGCCACTACCTTGCCACTGGCATCAATCCGGTGGTAGCCAGCGGGCACGTATGCCTGAGCGGATGGGGCTATCTGCTCAATCCGACCGTCCGACCCCACCACCACGGTAGTATCCTGCCAAACCTCGCCGTCCTCATTACCGGTGGCCACTCTCGCATGTTCGAGCGCAAATGGCTCGCGTTCTTTTCTGCCCACTACCATAATGCCCAACTTTCTGCGTCCTGCAACTCGGAGCCCTCTACCCGCACGCTCCCTTACCCCCATCGTAGTGCCTTGAGAGCTTGTTCAACAACCACGCCTGAGCAAAAGCCAGCCGAAGTTGATTGTTGCACAGAATCTAGCACAGACAATGCCGATACATGTGAATACAAGATGTCCAAAACTTTTCGAGCGGTGGCCCGACCCAAGTCGCACCTAGGCATAAAAAAGTGGCACCCGAACCATCTCGAGTGCCACTCATGCCTTACTGCTGCAGGGCAAAGTGCCTACAGCAGCACGGCTACCGCAAACGCTTACCAGTGAATGCAGTTAGCAATCACTTGTTGCTCATGCGACGAGAAACTGTCAGGCCAGCGCCAGCCAGAGCCAACAGCACTACTGCGCTGACAGCAAATGGCAGAACGTCAGAGCCGGAAGCAGCCAGAGGATCTTCAGACTTGACCTTCTTCTTAGGATCGCCGGTAGCAGAGGAAACGCCAGCAGCACCCTTGGCTGGATCCTGAGCAGCAGGCTTGCCAGCCTCAGGAGCCTTTGCATCAGCAGGCTTCTCAGCTTCAGGAGCCTTCTCAGCTGGCTTCTCAGCCTCAGGAGTCGTTACAGCTGGCTTCTCAGTTTCGGGAACCGTCTCAGCAGGCTTCTCAGCCTCAGGAACCTTCTCGGTCCAGCTGGCAGCTACGGAAACGTTCTTGTAGCCAGCCACAGAGCGAGAAACAGTGTTGAGCTCTGCCTTAATATCTTGGAAGTCAACGGCTTCACCAGCGTGAGCGCCATCGGCGTAAACCCAACCAGCCAAGTCATAGCCCTCACGGACAGGCTTGGGCAGGGTCGCATTGCTCTTGAGAGCAATCTTATAGTCAGGGGTCAGCACAGTTTCGAAGGTGCCCAGGTTGCGAACGTTGTTGGAATCAGAGTTGTCCTGAAGAACAATATGAGGCAAATCACGAGCAACCCAGTTAGCGACTACCGTCTCATCGGCAGTAATAGGCGTGGAGAAGTTCACCGCACCTGCATTCACATCGGGCTGGCCAGGGTTAGCTGGATCCTCAGGATACCAATCGTCAAAAGCAAAACCGGTCAGTTCAGGAAGAACAGGAATATCAACGGTGTTGATAGCGGTGTTGCCCGCAACCTTAACTTCCTTGTTCAGGCCAGTCTTAGCATCCTTGAAAGTCACGGTATTTGCGTTGGCAATGTTAATACCGTCAAAGGTGACAGTACCTTCAAATACCTTACCAGTGCCCAAAGAATCGTCCCTGAATTGCAGAGCATAGTGGGTGCCAGGAGTCAAAGCTGAGCTGCTCCAGCTGATCTTTCCTGTGGCCTGGTCAAAATGATCAAATTGAGGAGTTCCAGCCACTGGAGTGGGGGCGAGGTAGCTACCATTGAAGCCCTTAATTGAGTCGACAACAATATTCTGACCATCAATTGACGGAGTACGGCTAATGTCAGTCGAGGCGGAGAAGGTGTTCATAGTCGAGCCGGAGACCAAAGCATTTAATGGCGAGATGTCAGCAATCTTATTCCCGGTCAAATCCAGGCTTTCGAGATCCGACAATCCAGCTAACGGACTCACATCTTCAATCTGATTCTCAGGCAGATCCAGGCTTTGCAGGCTGGTGAAAGCAGACAGGCTGCTTGCGCTCGTGAACTTATTCTGTCCTAAGCTCAAAACCTTGAGGACACCACTAGATGCCAACGGAGCTAACGGAGCGACAGTGCTGATTTCGTTGTCATTTAAGGTCAAAGATACAATATTAGACATGCTGTTAATGTCTGCAGCCATAGAGGTCAAATCAGCATCAGAAATTTTAGATGTTGGCGAACCAGTCAAGTCCAAAACCTTGATATTGGTTGCTGAATTGATCTCATTCTTTGCAGTAGCAACCTGGCTCTTATTCAGTTTAACCATCGAGATTCCATTTTGCGAACCTGAATCATACAGGTTTTCAAGGCCAGAGAAGTTGCTGATAGTCTGGGTAGAAAAATCAATTGAGAACGGCGTCTCGTTTACATTACCCAGAGTATGAGAACCATCCTGCATGCTGGAATCAAAGGTTGTGTTCATGGGCACGCCAAAATGATCTGCAACAGCTGTGGCCATTCCAACATCTGGGAAGCATGCAGAGATGGAATCCGAACCAACATTGCAGCCTGATGCAAAAGCAGGGTGAGAAGCGTTAACAGCTACTCCCACGCCTGTGGCTAATAGGGCGGCAGTTGCAATGCCTGCAGCTGTCCGCTTGAGTGAAATTGAAGATAACTTCAAGGTGTACTCCTTCTTCTTTTTAATAGCAGTACCTGCCTAGGTACAGGGCTGCTCGTGCGCAATCTCCCCAAATTGGCACATCACTTGTAAGCAAAGCAACGCGCGCAAGCTCCGCAGCCCACGCGCATCTTTCGCTCAAAGCGATACCCTACTAATTTAACCTCGCGTCCTTACAAGCGCAAGCTCACCCGATCAAAGGAAGCGAGAACGAACCCCGTAAAAACCCCGAGATTAAACGAGACACCCCGCACATAACGGCGGGGTGTCTCTCCTAGTGAAAAAGAAGGTACATCTTTGTAATTTGGACGCTATATTCAGCGCCCAAATTCACTTCACCTGTTGCTGAAACGACGGGCTGCAACCAGGCCAACAGCAGCCAGAGCTAGCAGCACTACGGCCGCGCCAGCGAAAGGCAGAATGTTGGAACCGGTGTAAGCCAAGGACTCAGGATCCTGAGCCTTTGCCTCAGCCTTGGCACCCTTGGCAGGGTCCACGGCCTTGGCCTTGTCGGCGGACTTATCAGCAGCGGCAGGCTTGTCCGCAGCGGCGGCAGGCTTGTCGGCAGAAGCAGGCTTGTCCTTATCGGCAGGAGCGACGGGAGCCTTGCCCTTGTCACCCTCTGCAGGAGCTGCAGGAGCTGCAGGAGCTGCAGGCTTCTTCGAGTCATCCTGCGAAGGCGCGACCGGTGTAACTGGGTTCTCAGCTGGCTTTTCTTCGCTCGCTGGAACTTCCTTCCACTGAGCATACAGAGTGGTCATAGCCTCGATAGCTACACCTTCCTTGACCTGGAACTCATACTTACCCTCAGGATCAACGGTCCAACGATCCAGCTGGAAGCCTTCGTGAGACCAAGTTGCTGCAGCCTTCTGAGTCTGCTCGTAGATATCACCCTTCTTGCCGAGCGTAATGCCAGCAGTAATGGCGTTCTTAGGATCCTTGGTATCAATGAGCTCAAGCGTGCCGGCAGTCTGGCCGTCATCCTTAACCCACTGTGCAAACAGAGTGGTCATCGGCTCGATGGCTTTGCCTTCCTTGACGTTGAAAGCATACTTGCCTTCTAGGTCAACGGTCCAACGGTCGAAGCGGTATCCTGGGTGGTTCCACTTGGCAATGGCCACCAGCGAGGGAGCATAGAGATGGCCCACAGCGCCCAAGGTTATCTGATCGGTGAGCACGTTCTTGGTGTCCATGGAATCAACAAACTCAACAGTGCCAACTTCTGCATCCGACTTCTGCCACTGCGCATAGAGCACAGTGTCAGCGGTAACAGCATCGTGGTCAAGATCGAAGGGCACTTTGCCTTCCTTATCGATAGACCAGTAAGGGAGCTTGCCGTCAACCTTCCAATCAGGAGCATTATCTTTTACAGCACCAGGCGTGTTGTCGTCGACCATAGCAGTCTGGGTCTGGAAGTTGGTCAGATCGTTAAAAGTGACCTCAACCAGGCTGTGCACATGCACAGTTCCCTTGACAGTACCAGTGTAGGTAATGTTGGTAGCGGGATCGAGATGGCTGTACTGATAGCTGTAAACAGCGTCGGGAGCAGCAGAAAGCGCCGACCAGGTCACACCATCGGCAGCAACAGAGCCTCCGGCAGGTGACGATGCGGTAATCTCAGCAGGAGTCAAAGCGACACCGTTGACCGTTTCCAAGGCCAGCTTGAAGTTACCACCAGGCTGAACCTTCGTTACACCCTTATCGATGGTGTCGGCAACAACTTCAATCCGAGCGTTCGGGAACTTGTTATAAGAAGCAACAGTGAGACCAGGATTGCCCTGAGCATTGAGCGTGCCCACACCAGGCAGGGTCGCCATAGCAGCCATTTGCGCATCGGTGGCGTTGTTATTCATCATCACCAGCACGCCAAGGTGAGAAGACTCAGTGGCCAAGCCAAAAGAGCCTAGGGGGGCATAATCCGTAATACCGGGATTATTCGAGATATTGAGAGCGATGATATTGCCGGCCACTGTGGAAGTGCTCAATGCCTGTAATTCAGCGGTAGTCATACCAGAGCCGTCTGCATCAATGTCGGCGATGTTGACCAGATTATTAATACCAGTCCAGTCGGGAACATGAGTCCCATTCAGATCGAGTGACGAGATATTGTCCCGCATATCGTGGCTGAACACTGTGGAGCCGGATACACCCTGGCCGTAATTATTGATAATCACTGTTGCCAGATCAGGTGCAAAGCAATCAGCGATCGTATC
This window of the Bombiscardovia nodaiensis genome carries:
- a CDS encoding 2-hydroxyhepta-2,4-diene-1,7-dioate isomerase; the encoded protein is MRIARFSINDTPHYAFVQKDENDGKDYLVEVDGYPLNGQQVQPTGQRYALDADGVRLLAPVLPSKIYGLAFNYRDHTVEFANQHPDIPQQPLSEMNVFMKPSTAVIGPDDPIVFPSASHDLEYEPELVVIMGRLAKNVSEADAMDYVLGFTCGNDASLRDFQHDDPMWTRAKGFDTSCPLGPWIETDLNYADAHISFRLNGQEIEDAGGTTANLINDIPKQIAFISSFATLLPGDAIMTGSPHKSGQMHPRDEAIVHIDGIGDLRNVIVAE
- a CDS encoding YggS family pyridoxal phosphate enzyme, which gives rise to MVAYMEHKDLANEVISRERAGQIRDGVHRVQEQIALAEAAAGRPKGSVQLLAATKTRDVAEIMAAIDAGIRFIGENRPQEVSAKAEGLERQCFERGLVWNPLDAEDGEGVTMHLIGQLQSNKISKIIDPVDTVESVDSLSLAQKLSRRMDARDQYVNVYLEVNESGEEAKSGCLPQEAEELAYQLAAMPGLKLRGLMTVGAHVDDERVIRAGFAHLRQLRDAIRSSGEPGTDQCSELSMGMTGDLALAIAEGSTLVRVGTAIFGERAFI
- the gluQ gene encoding glutamyl-Q tRNA(Asp) synthetase is translated as MHLGNAYAALAAWLGARSAGGQVRLRIEDIDTPRVVKDADRWIQDDLAWLGLDWDGSVVYQSQRQDLYRQAFSRLKAQQLPEAGGGDPNGKQKLIYPCFCSRADIRAASAPNEGDGFLVYPGTCRHLAPVRAEGRILAGDRHAWRIAVPSGGQPGSACRFQDQIYGPQSYDLPTEVGDVVVVRSDGIMAYQLAVSVDDLDMGITQVVRGRDLLRSTALQLWIRAHLAAGQAGLAGQGSAEENSAEQDLPESDAGLPAVQWAHLPLVDGGDGRRLSKRYGSLDLGTLRAQGVRPQQVLGLCAWLLGLQIRPEPAQLSQLLAVFDWGLIAAHRQDRVLKPSTLATMVEESQLSVKAG
- a CDS encoding imidazolonepropionase; translation: MGIMVVGRKEREPFALEHARVATGNEDGEVWQDTTVVVGSDGRIEQIAPSAQAYVPAGYHRIDASGKVVAPGLINAHTHLFADGKPLKAGGQTSPRQEQMALALIHGPVGQAYAAARARASVKTLLNSGVTTIRSLGDAGYEAVHLREKIDADEMVGPRILASGPMLSIPGGHGAPYIALTSTNPQEARVNARINLEHGANALKVAATGGVTDAKELGVAGTPQMDEASMEAVCEEAHEMGVIVAAHAQSAAGVLAALKAGVDTIEHGAPLSEEMIDLFLHNPKALRGYSGLNSTLSAGLPLVKISQEELGISDVVRANSELVADGMVQGAKDGREAGISEGMGTDTAMTFVTQYNTWRELDLMVRYAGFTPAQAFHAATQVNAKNLGLDDVTGSIALGKDADLLVLDGDPAVDVHFLADPKLVIARGWPVWRPKVKHFADIDRLLDTF